One region of Rhodophyticola sp. CCM32 genomic DNA includes:
- a CDS encoding LacI family DNA-binding transcriptional regulator, protein MPKPQPSDGGPVTLRTIADHLGVSVTTVTRALKGGERIGADTVEKVKKTAEELGYVRNLDGVKLRTGQTFVALTFLSFSSEEEIGDSGSVGLLNGIHQRFAGTEYSVRAVPVTTDEIGLDRVQQVVKGRNADGIILDHTRPRDERVQFLLEQNVPFVTFGRTDLPQPHAYFDLDNEYAAYQGTKSLIDQGYGRVAMLDADLRYSFVGQRLKGYRRALFEAGIAYDPALVRHIDLSAPVARNTAIDLIGAKADAFVCVNELVFLGARAGVRQALGPAGDSLGFSLRTGTNIGNYIGTPLNTSYYSRSDAGWNLADLLLKRLDGADVSDCQRICKTELRVSEGQTLLG, encoded by the coding sequence GTGCCCAAACCACAGCCAAGCGACGGGGGCCCGGTGACGCTCAGAACAATTGCGGACCATCTGGGCGTTTCGGTCACAACCGTCACCCGCGCGCTGAAAGGCGGGGAACGGATTGGCGCCGATACCGTTGAGAAGGTGAAGAAAACCGCCGAGGAACTGGGCTATGTGCGCAATCTGGACGGGGTCAAGCTGCGCACCGGCCAGACCTTTGTTGCGCTGACCTTCCTCAGCTTCTCCTCGGAGGAAGAGATCGGCGATTCCGGCTCTGTCGGGTTGCTGAACGGCATCCATCAGCGCTTTGCGGGAACCGAATATTCGGTGCGGGCGGTCCCGGTCACCACGGATGAAATCGGGCTGGACCGGGTGCAACAGGTGGTGAAGGGACGCAATGCCGATGGCATTATCCTTGATCACACAAGACCCAGGGATGAACGGGTGCAATTCCTGCTGGAACAAAACGTACCCTTCGTGACATTCGGCCGGACCGACCTGCCGCAACCGCATGCCTATTTCGATCTCGACAATGAATATGCCGCCTATCAGGGCACCAAATCGCTGATTGATCAGGGCTATGGGCGCGTTGCGATGCTGGATGCCGATCTGCGCTATTCCTTTGTCGGCCAGCGGCTCAAAGGATACCGGCGCGCCTTGTTCGAGGCCGGCATTGCCTATGATCCTGCACTTGTCCGGCATATCGACCTGTCAGCGCCTGTCGCCCGGAATACGGCAATTGACCTGATCGGTGCGAAGGCCGATGCCTTTGTCTGTGTGAACGAACTGGTCTTTCTGGGCGCGCGGGCCGGTGTGCGCCAGGCCCTCGGCCCTGCGGGCGACAGTCTTGGTTTCTCGCTTCGCACGGGCACCAATATCGGCAATTATATCGGCACCCCGCTGAACACCTCTTACTATTCCCGGTCTGACGCGGGCTGGAACCTTGCCGATCTGCTGCTGAAACGCCTGGACGGGGCCGACGTGTCAGACTGTCAGCGCATCTGCAAAACCGAACTGCGCGTAAGCGAGGGGCAAACCCTTCTTGGATGA
- a CDS encoding ABC transporter ATP-binding protein — translation MSGGLQLKNVSKSFGALTVLNDINITVETGEFLVLLGESGCGKSTLLRLISGLEEDHEGAIEIGGRDVTHLDPKNRDLAMVFQSYALYPHMSVFDNIAFGMRIRKSARADIKTEVERVAQVLKLEDYLQRKPAQLSGGQRQRVAIGRAMVRNPQLFLFDEPLSNLDAKLRTEMRTELKRIHKTLNATIAYVTHDQVEAMTLADKIVLLNKGRIEQLGTPEELYLHPDTLFAAQFIGSPEINALDVTIATNAEGFVAHFGDMELPLPASVARGKVQDGQRATLAIRPENLSLAAEGATGTVTGPHSLEFCEPIGSETSMVIDIAGTHVRMREPGLLKLATGSNHNVIWDLAAAHLFDPDSGRHL, via the coding sequence GTGAGTGGCGGATTGCAACTGAAGAATGTCTCCAAATCCTTCGGCGCGCTCACCGTGCTGAACGATATCAATATCACGGTTGAAACCGGTGAGTTTCTTGTGCTTCTGGGGGAATCCGGCTGCGGGAAATCCACGCTTCTGCGGTTGATCTCGGGCCTGGAAGAGGATCACGAGGGGGCCATCGAGATCGGCGGCCGGGATGTCACCCATCTGGACCCCAAAAACCGCGATCTGGCGATGGTGTTCCAATCCTACGCGCTGTACCCGCATATGAGCGTTTTCGACAATATCGCCTTCGGCATGCGCATCCGCAAATCCGCGCGCGCGGATATCAAGACCGAGGTCGAACGCGTCGCGCAGGTTCTGAAGCTTGAGGATTACCTGCAACGCAAACCCGCGCAATTATCCGGCGGTCAGCGCCAGCGGGTTGCCATCGGCCGGGCCATGGTGCGCAACCCGCAGCTTTTCCTGTTTGATGAACCCCTGTCGAACCTTGATGCCAAGCTGCGCACCGAGATGCGGACCGAGTTGAAACGCATCCACAAGACGCTGAATGCCACCATCGCCTATGTGACCCATGATCAGGTCGAGGCGATGACCCTGGCCGACAAGATCGTGCTGCTGAACAAGGGCAGGATCGAACAGTTGGGCACCCCGGAGGAGCTTTACCTGCACCCCGACACCCTGTTCGCCGCGCAGTTCATCGGCTCGCCCGAGATCAATGCGCTGGACGTGACCATCGCCACCAATGCGGAGGGTTTCGTGGCGCATTTCGGCGATATGGAGCTGCCGCTGCCGGCCTCTGTCGCCCGCGGCAAGGTGCAGGACGGTCAGCGCGCGACCCTGGCGATCCGGCCGGAAAACTTGTCTCTGGCGGCGGAAGGCGCCACCGGCACTGTCACCGGGCCGCATTCGCTGGAATTCTGTGAACCGATCGGCTCTGAAACCTCAATGGTGATCGACATTGCCGGCACCCATGTGCGGATGCGTGAACCCGGGCTGCTGAAACTGGCAACCGGCAGCAACCATAATGTGATCTGGGATCTGGCGGCGGCGCATCTGTTCGACCCCGACAGCGGCAGGCATCTGTAA
- a CDS encoding carbohydrate ABC transporter permease has protein sequence MTAESTTTPPVANTGRHNRLRRKLTPQKLFWNGFHYLFLTLASFIVVAPLYIAFISSFKTPIEMLRGEKTDWPENFGSLTNYWEFFDRAMVGTAFYNTVFVVTVSLVIVTLIGTMVAYVVDRFRFPGRRLILLAYVVVMAVPHITTQVSLYQVILTLGLVNSKWALIVLYSGADIVSLYIFIVFLGSISREVDESARIEGANYFQIYWKIILPLMTPAISTVVILRTIHIYNDFILPYLYTPRVEDSTVSMLLYRANDMMSSTTEAILMAGIMIVIAPTLIAFLLLQRQIVSGMMRGAVKG, from the coding sequence ATGACCGCCGAAAGCACCACCACGCCCCCGGTCGCAAATACGGGCCGGCACAATCGGCTGCGCCGGAAACTGACGCCGCAAAAACTGTTCTGGAACGGGTTTCATTACCTGTTCCTGACCCTCGCCTCCTTCATTGTGGTCGCCCCGCTCTACATCGCTTTCATCAGTTCTTTCAAAACGCCGATAGAAATGCTGAGGGGCGAAAAGACCGACTGGCCGGAAAATTTCGGCAGTCTCACAAATTATTGGGAATTCTTTGACCGCGCGATGGTGGGAACGGCATTTTACAACACGGTGTTTGTGGTGACCGTGTCACTGGTGATCGTGACGCTGATCGGCACCATGGTGGCCTATGTGGTTGACCGGTTTCGCTTTCCCGGGCGGCGGCTGATCCTGCTGGCCTATGTCGTGGTGATGGCAGTGCCGCATATCACCACACAGGTTTCCCTGTATCAGGTGATCCTGACGCTTGGCCTGGTGAACAGCAAATGGGCACTGATCGTGCTCTATTCCGGGGCGGATATCGTATCGCTTTATATCTTCATCGTGTTTCTTGGGTCGATCAGCCGCGAGGTTGATGAAAGCGCCCGGATCGAAGGGGCAAACTATTTCCAGATCTACTGGAAGATCATTCTGCCACTGATGACGCCCGCGATCTCGACCGTGGTGATCCTGCGCACGATCCACATCTATAACGATTTCATCCTGCCCTATCTCTACACCCCAAGGGTCGAGGATTCGACCGTCTCGATGCTGCTTTACCGGGCGAATGACATGATGTCCTCGACCACCGAGGCGATCCTGATGGCCGGGATCATGATCGTGATCGCGCCCACATTGATCGCCTTCCTGCTGCTGCAACGGCAAATCGTGTCCGGCATGATGCGCGGCGCGGTGAAAGGGTAA
- a CDS encoding beta-mannosidase, translated as MTHLSTTMTPGTLLNEGWTITQVNGAASAPMPVPGDVHSALLEAGLIPDPYWRDTERSLDWVHESSWQAETRFDAAPEAGARYTISFASVDCHAIVALNGVEIGRCTSQFLRWDFDATEALKPGENTLTVTFLSNSAIALEKAAASAFPIPYVAHNNPIAQYNFLRKAQCHAGWDWNIALSPLGLYGDVILRRTDTLRFDDALIRQQHADSAVTLEVDLVFSASLPTDAELELSIDGQTITDVVAAYPGENRARLSVTINNPRLWWPVGHGEQAQYDLILRVGAETRHKTIGLREVVLDTSEDEIGNRFAFRINGREVFMRGANWIPADALPQRGTPEAVRDLLQSAVDANMNMLRIWGGGQYEADWFYEMCSEMGILIWQDFMFACNLYPSHDRAWLDLVRLEARQQIRRLSAHACLAIWCGDNELIGALGWFEEPMNDRDRYLAMYDRLNHALEEAVEDEAPSTPFWPSSPSMGRLNYGDAWHRDTSGDMHFWSVWHEAKDFEHYRTVRPRFCSEFGFQSFPSMKCVESFAEPKDRNVSSKVMEVHQRNVGGNARIVETLQRYFTFPESFADMVYLSQIGQALAMKTSIEFWRANKPRCMGTLYWQLNDTWPVASWASLEYGGGWKATHYLARKFFNPVMVTAQPDEETGDIVLFAVNDTPGPVSLTIGLRSVEMGGAMETLDTVSAVCPPDHSVEVARVTADRLGEDSFLFFSWVDTERKYIGENDYLPKRPKDYALAEPTITVDLATEDGETTVTLTSDTPVFYVTYDHGGEAVYDDNCFTLLPGLPKTIKRLRSRGAAPSDQPAGVSYLKG; from the coding sequence ATGACCCATTTGAGCACAACAATGACCCCCGGCACCCTGTTGAACGAGGGCTGGACAATTACCCAGGTCAATGGCGCCGCATCGGCTCCGATGCCGGTGCCCGGCGATGTGCATTCCGCCCTGCTGGAGGCCGGGCTGATCCCCGACCCGTATTGGCGTGACACCGAACGCAGCCTGGACTGGGTTCACGAAAGCAGCTGGCAGGCCGAAACCCGGTTCGATGCCGCCCCCGAAGCGGGCGCGCGCTATACGATCAGTTTCGCAAGCGTGGATTGCCATGCCATCGTCGCCCTGAACGGGGTTGAGATCGGCCGCTGCACCAGCCAGTTCCTGCGGTGGGATTTTGACGCGACCGAGGCCCTGAAACCCGGGGAAAACACCCTGACGGTCACCTTCCTTTCAAACAGCGCCATCGCGCTGGAAAAGGCTGCGGCTTCGGCCTTTCCGATCCCCTATGTCGCCCATAACAACCCGATTGCGCAGTATAATTTCCTGCGCAAGGCGCAATGCCATGCGGGCTGGGACTGGAATATCGCCCTGTCCCCGCTTGGTCTTTACGGCGATGTCATATTGCGCCGGACCGACACGCTGCGCTTTGATGATGCGCTGATCCGCCAGCAGCATGCAGACAGCGCTGTAACGCTTGAGGTTGATCTGGTCTTCAGCGCCTCCCTGCCGACCGATGCCGAACTGGAACTGTCCATCGACGGCCAGACCATCACCGATGTGGTGGCCGCCTATCCGGGCGAAAACCGCGCCCGGCTGTCGGTCACGATCAACAATCCCCGACTCTGGTGGCCTGTGGGTCATGGGGAACAGGCGCAATATGATCTGATCCTGCGTGTCGGGGCCGAGACACGGCACAAAACCATCGGCCTGCGCGAGGTGGTACTGGACACTTCGGAAGACGAGATTGGCAACCGCTTTGCCTTCCGCATCAACGGGCGGGAGGTTTTCATGCGCGGGGCCAACTGGATCCCGGCCGACGCCCTGCCCCAGCGCGGCACGCCCGAGGCGGTGCGCGACCTTCTGCAATCTGCGGTGGATGCCAATATGAACATGCTCCGCATCTGGGGCGGTGGCCAGTATGAGGCCGACTGGTTCTATGAGATGTGCAGCGAGATGGGTATCCTGATCTGGCAGGATTTCATGTTCGCCTGCAATCTCTACCCATCCCATGACCGGGCCTGGCTTGATCTGGTGCGCCTTGAGGCCCGCCAGCAGATCCGGCGCCTGTCTGCCCATGCCTGTCTTGCAATCTGGTGCGGTGACAATGAACTGATCGGTGCCCTTGGCTGGTTTGAGGAACCGATGAACGACCGGGATCGGTATCTGGCCATGTATGACCGGCTGAACCATGCCCTGGAAGAGGCGGTTGAGGATGAGGCACCCAGCACACCGTTCTGGCCCTCTTCCCCTTCCATGGGACGGCTGAATTACGGCGATGCCTGGCACCGCGACACATCGGGCGACATGCATTTCTGGTCGGTCTGGCACGAGGCGAAGGATTTTGAACATTACCGCACGGTCCGCCCGCGCTTTTGTTCGGAATTCGGGTTCCAGTCCTTTCCCTCGATGAAATGCGTCGAAAGCTTTGCCGAACCCAAAGACCGCAATGTTTCGTCCAAAGTGATGGAGGTGCATCAGCGCAATGTCGGCGGCAATGCGCGGATCGTGGAAACCCTGCAACGCTATTTCACCTTCCCCGAAAGCTTTGCCGATATGGTCTATCTCAGCCAGATCGGGCAGGCGCTGGCGATGAAAACCTCGATCGAGTTCTGGCGCGCCAACAAACCCCGCTGCATGGGCACGCTGTACTGGCAGCTCAATGACACATGGCCGGTGGCAAGCTGGGCCAGCCTGGAATATGGCGGCGGCTGGAAAGCCACCCATTATCTGGCGCGCAAATTCTTCAACCCGGTCATGGTCACCGCGCAGCCGGACGAGGAAACCGGCGATATCGTTCTGTTTGCGGTCAATGACACGCCCGGCCCGGTTTCGCTGACCATCGGGCTGCGCTCGGTCGAGATGGGCGGTGCGATGGAAACGCTGGATACGGTCTCGGCGGTCTGCCCGCCGGACCACAGCGTCGAGGTGGCGCGGGTCACTGCCGACCGTTTGGGCGAGGACAGTTTCCTGTTCTTCTCCTGGGTCGATACCGAGCGGAAATATATCGGCGAAAATGACTATCTGCCGAAACGCCCCAAGGATTACGCCCTGGCGGAACCCACCATCACTGTCGATCTGGCAACCGAAGACGGCGAAACCACGGTCACTTTGACCAGTGACACACCTGTCTTTTACGTCACCTATGATCATGGCGGGGAAGCCGTTTATGATGACAATTGCTTCACATTGCTGCCGGGCCTGCCGAAAACCATCAAACGGCTCCGCTCTCGCGGGGCTGCGCCATCGGATCAGCCTGCCGGGGTCAGCTATCTGAAAGGATAG
- a CDS encoding LysR substrate-binding domain-containing protein, whose amino-acid sequence MILNLPYATLRAFEAVVRLGGFSAAAAELGVSQSAVSQHVKSLEEWLGQELLVRGARHSMATRNGEMLAREIAQGLGGISDMCNRIRGSAREDRTIVISCLPGFAFTWLFPRLLRFDLAHPDLSISITTDIGDRPFNPGEADIGIRYGHGDFPGLNVDLLMEERLFPVCAPVLLEGAHGLSDVSMLRHHTLLQDEILNYGASNPTWEYWARACSVPLWKDMRTRHLGQSNMVIQAAIEGLGVALGREPLVLDALRSGQLVRPFPHITDSPLAYWLVRHRQADKSAKVAEFLDWVKAEAQAQPDIPDPIT is encoded by the coding sequence ATGATCCTCAATCTGCCCTATGCGACTCTCCGTGCTTTCGAGGCTGTCGTGCGCCTTGGCGGGTTTTCTGCAGCAGCGGCGGAATTGGGCGTCAGCCAAAGCGCGGTCAGCCAACATGTGAAGTCGCTGGAAGAATGGTTGGGCCAGGAATTGCTGGTGCGCGGTGCCCGCCATTCCATGGCGACACGGAACGGGGAGATGCTGGCGCGCGAGATCGCGCAGGGTCTTGGCGGCATCTCCGATATGTGCAACCGCATTCGCGGCTCGGCGCGCGAAGACCGAACCATTGTGATCAGTTGCCTGCCAGGCTTTGCGTTCACGTGGCTCTTCCCACGGCTTTTGCGCTTCGACCTGGCGCATCCGGACCTTTCGATCTCCATAACCACGGATATCGGGGATCGCCCCTTCAATCCCGGTGAGGCCGATATCGGCATTCGCTACGGCCACGGGGACTTTCCTGGGTTGAATGTTGATCTGTTGATGGAAGAGCGCCTCTTCCCGGTTTGCGCACCCGTATTGCTGGAGGGTGCGCACGGGCTGAGCGATGTCAGCATGCTGCGCCATCACACCCTCCTTCAGGACGAGATCCTGAATTACGGTGCGTCCAATCCTACCTGGGAATACTGGGCGCGCGCGTGTAGCGTGCCGCTTTGGAAGGACATGCGCACCCGGCATCTTGGACAGTCGAACATGGTCATCCAGGCGGCGATCGAGGGGTTGGGTGTCGCGTTGGGCCGTGAACCGCTTGTCCTGGATGCGCTGAGATCGGGACAGCTTGTTCGGCCCTTTCCGCACATCACCGACTCGCCGCTGGCCTACTGGCTGGTCCGCCATCGACAGGCCGACAAAAGCGCCAAGGTTGCCGAGTTTCTCGACTGGGTGAAAGCAGAGGCACAAGCACAGCCCGACATCCCGGATCCCATCACATAG
- a CDS encoding aromatic ring-hydroxylating dioxygenase subunit alpha yields the protein MFLKNCWYVAAWSKDIGREMMAETFLGENIVLYRKEDGTPVALENACPHRKLPLSDGALEGDLVVCGYHGLTFDCTGICTDSPTQRGMTPRRAVVKSYPVVDRYRFLWIWIGDPALADPDQIFEIERFDDPTWGKTDGGVMDIDCHYLWVCDNLLDPSHVAWVHVSSFAGGGTDDQPLKVEKTDSGVQVTRWIMGQPPSPYYSGLVAFKGNCDRLQHYEMVRPAIGLNKSIYTPLGTGGYGSEPVEKTFINISYNFMTPIDEDRTRYFWFQHRNSEPENQEMSEFMNKGARMAFLEDKAVLEAVHQGMKHKVTPNIDLGLDAGAKTFRLGLDRAIGAENKSEAA from the coding sequence ATGTTCCTGAAAAACTGTTGGTACGTCGCTGCGTGGAGCAAGGACATCGGTCGCGAGATGATGGCGGAGACCTTTCTTGGCGAAAATATCGTCCTCTACCGCAAGGAAGACGGTACACCGGTTGCGCTGGAAAATGCTTGCCCGCATCGCAAACTGCCATTGTCCGATGGCGCTTTGGAAGGCGATCTGGTGGTCTGCGGGTATCACGGTCTGACCTTTGATTGCACCGGCATATGCACCGACAGCCCGACCCAGCGCGGCATGACACCGCGCCGCGCGGTCGTGAAATCCTATCCTGTCGTGGATCGTTACCGGTTCCTGTGGATCTGGATTGGCGACCCGGCCCTTGCCGATCCGGACCAGATCTTCGAGATTGAGCGGTTCGATGACCCGACATGGGGCAAGACCGATGGCGGCGTGATGGATATCGACTGCCACTATCTGTGGGTATGCGACAACCTTCTTGATCCAAGTCATGTGGCCTGGGTGCATGTCTCGTCCTTCGCCGGTGGCGGCACCGATGATCAACCGCTCAAGGTCGAGAAGACCGATAGTGGCGTGCAAGTGACCCGCTGGATCATGGGTCAACCGCCCTCCCCCTACTACTCGGGCCTCGTTGCTTTTAAGGGCAATTGCGACCGGTTGCAGCATTACGAGATGGTTCGCCCTGCCATTGGGTTGAACAAATCCATCTACACACCGCTTGGCACGGGCGGATACGGGTCCGAACCGGTGGAGAAGACCTTTATCAACATCTCCTACAACTTCATGACCCCGATTGACGAGGACCGGACCCGCTATTTCTGGTTCCAGCATCGCAATTCGGAACCTGAAAATCAGGAGATGTCGGAGTTCATGAACAAAGGGGCCCGCATGGCCTTTCTGGAAGACAAGGCCGTTCTCGAAGCCGTGCATCAGGGAATGAAGCACAAGGTGACACCGAATATCGACCTGGGCCTCGACGCCGGGGCGAAGACGTTCCGCCTGGGTCTCGACCGGGCGATCGGTGCAGAAAACAAGTCCGAAGCAGCCTGA
- a CDS encoding sulfatase-like hydrolase/transferase: MATRPNIILITSDQLRPFELGCYGGTQVATPNIDRLAARGAMWDLAITNFPVCMAARSVLISGQHNRTATGGKTNVAYDGRQGDFNMPEYPYPKRPHLPHKTLAEILRDSGYETSVIGKWHIHSWPHEIGFDHYLIPRVHHAHSAQIYSRDGGPEFAPDGFSVAFEAEEAVTYLKGKTDSTQPFFLYHNISPPHCPVADMPDEYLHMYDPDHVALRENTDEDRIENKDYWYKVYRWDFRYYSFRLPHTMDLPQGYDLRALAAEYYGAVTWMDSAVGRILDAVRDAGLEDDTLIVFTSDHGENLGSHGLVQKGTENDESLRIPLVMAGPGVVPGHRVTGAVASLVDLAPSFLEAAGQPAPDHMHGASLMAEAGGAADTGRTAFFQTVRGVGLRSPAQTVYAPLSDDRRISAAPVTVYDNINDPFQYQNLAPDGKDQALWHSLLAQDATFPWSHLEDDPR, encoded by the coding sequence ATGGCGACCCGCCCCAATATCATCCTGATCACCTCGGATCAGCTGCGCCCGTTCGAGCTTGGATGCTATGGCGGTACGCAGGTGGCCACGCCGAATATCGACCGGCTGGCGGCCCGGGGCGCGATGTGGGATCTGGCGATCACCAATTTCCCGGTCTGCATGGCCGCGCGATCCGTGCTGATCTCGGGGCAGCACAACCGGACAGCCACGGGCGGCAAGACCAATGTGGCCTATGACGGGCGGCAGGGCGATTTCAACATGCCCGAATACCCCTATCCCAAACGCCCGCATCTGCCCCATAAAACGCTGGCCGAGATCCTTCGGGACAGCGGCTATGAAACCAGTGTGATCGGCAAATGGCATATCCATTCCTGGCCTCATGAAATCGGCTTTGACCATTATCTGATCCCGCGTGTACATCATGCCCATTCCGCGCAGATCTATTCCCGCGATGGCGGGCCGGAATTCGCACCCGACGGGTTCAGCGTCGCGTTCGAGGCAGAGGAGGCGGTGACCTATCTGAAAGGCAAGACGGACAGCACGCAGCCGTTTTTCCTCTATCACAACATCTCTCCGCCCCATTGCCCGGTTGCGGATATGCCCGACGAATATCTGCATATGTACGACCCGGACCATGTTGCCCTGCGGGAAAACACCGATGAGGACCGGATCGAGAACAAGGATTACTGGTACAAGGTCTATCGTTGGGATTTCCGGTACTATTCCTTCCGCCTGCCGCACACGATGGACCTGCCGCAGGGTTATGACCTGCGGGCTCTGGCTGCGGAATATTACGGGGCGGTCACCTGGATGGACAGCGCCGTGGGCCGTATTCTGGATGCGGTGCGCGATGCGGGTCTCGAAGACGACACGCTGATCGTGTTCACCTCGGATCACGGGGAAAATCTGGGCAGTCACGGGCTGGTCCAGAAGGGCACCGAGAATGACGAAAGCCTGCGCATCCCGCTGGTCATGGCCGGGCCGGGCGTGGTGCCGGGCCATCGGGTGACGGGTGCGGTCGCCTCGCTGGTCGATCTGGCCCCCAGCTTTCTGGAGGCCGCCGGGCAACCCGCGCCCGACCATATGCATGGCGCCTCGCTTATGGCCGAGGCAGGTGGCGCGGCTGATACCGGACGCACCGCATTTTTTCAGACCGTTCGCGGTGTGGGCCTGCGCAGCCCCGCCCAGACAGTCTATGCGCCCCTGTCCGATGACCGCCGGATCAGCGCGGCACCGGTCACTGTCTACGACAACATCAATGATCCCTTTCAATATCAGAACCTCGCCCCCGACGGGAAGGATCAGGCCCTGTGGCACTCGCTGCTGGCGCAGGACGCTACCTTTCCGTGGAGCCATTTGGAGGACGACCCAAGATGA
- a CDS encoding DUF624 domain-containing protein, protein MQGFVVLFTTRIWQMTAINLVTIGLALAGLGLFGFAPALAACLWATRRIEDETVAQIVPGMWREYRREFLTLNAFALPHYIAFAVIGALLAMITGIATSLLLTALVFVALSLLAGIVVKSCLSGGIADTFVNAKWAMALAPYRLLLSLAVLPVLILVTAWQPLVGLYFGLSAWAVLISGFVIPGIEAGFPNASEKEALS, encoded by the coding sequence ATGCAGGGATTTGTTGTTCTTTTCACCACACGCATCTGGCAGATGACGGCGATCAATCTGGTCACCATCGGGCTGGCTCTGGCGGGGCTTGGGCTGTTCGGTTTCGCCCCCGCCCTGGCGGCCTGCCTCTGGGCCACCCGCCGGATAGAGGATGAAACGGTCGCGCAGATCGTGCCCGGCATGTGGCGCGAATACCGGCGGGAGTTTCTGACCCTGAATGCCTTTGCCCTGCCCCATTACATCGCGTTCGCAGTGATCGGTGCACTTCTGGCCATGATCACCGGGATCGCCACCAGCCTGCTGCTGACAGCCCTTGTCTTTGTCGCGCTCAGCCTGCTGGCGGGCATCGTGGTCAAATCCTGCCTGTCGGGCGGGATTGCCGACACATTCGTCAATGCGAAATGGGCGATGGCGCTGGCCCCGTACCGGTTGCTGCTGTCTCTGGCGGTTCTGCCGGTGCTGATCCTTGTCACGGCCTGGCAGCCCTTGGTGGGTCTTTATTTCGGCCTGTCGGCCTGGGCCGTTCTGATCAGCGGCTTTGTCATTCCCGGCATAGAAGCCGGATTTCCCAATGCTTCAGAGAAGGAGGCCCTGTCGTGA
- a CDS encoding carbohydrate ABC transporter permease, translating into MGPLTAQSQRRLVIVGFLVVPLSMLTLFSLYPFVQLIWYSMTDWDGLSRSSNFIWFENYRRIFTEDRILLSPLINSLYYFIGSLIQLAMATYFAVILNRGMPGSNMFRMLLFMPFVLNSVAVSIIFRDFLQIEGGLDALMHVVGLGDYTQEWVQNPAIVKWSLVFASIWRYLGFQLLITYGALQAVPQDQYEAARIEGAGEWQQFRFITFPTIAPVLGLQIILSTVGSLEVFDVPFLITGGANGTKTFIMATLEEAFEFRRVGMAAAMAIILLSFVMLVIILQRALFDRGGTK; encoded by the coding sequence ATGGGACCGTTAACTGCGCAGTCGCAGCGTCGGCTGGTTATTGTCGGCTTTCTGGTTGTGCCGCTGTCCATGCTGACGCTTTTCAGCCTCTACCCTTTTGTCCAGTTGATCTGGTATTCGATGACCGATTGGGATGGGTTGTCGCGAAGCTCGAATTTCATCTGGTTTGAAAATTACCGGCGCATCTTCACCGAAGATCGCATTCTGCTCAGCCCGCTGATCAACTCTCTCTATTACTTCATTGGCTCGCTGATCCAACTGGCGATGGCGACCTATTTCGCGGTGATCCTGAACCGTGGCATGCCCGGGTCGAACATGTTCCGCATGTTGCTGTTCATGCCCTTCGTGCTGAACTCGGTCGCGGTGTCGATCATCTTCCGCGATTTTCTGCAGATCGAGGGCGGGCTTGACGCGCTGATGCATGTGGTGGGTCTGGGCGATTATACTCAGGAATGGGTGCAGAACCCGGCAATCGTGAAATGGTCGCTCGTCTTTGCCTCGATCTGGCGCTATCTGGGCTTTCAGCTTCTGATCACCTATGGCGCGCTTCAGGCCGTCCCCCAGGACCAGTACGAGGCCGCCCGGATCGAAGGCGCCGGTGAGTGGCAACAGTTCCGGTTCATCACCTTCCCGACCATTGCCCCGGTTCTGGGCCTTCAGATCATCCTGTCGACCGTTGGATCGCTTGAGGTGTTCGATGTGCCCTTCCTGATCACCGGCGGGGCCAACGGCACAAAAACCTTCATCATGGCCACCCTTGAAGAGGCGTTCGAGTTTCGACGCGTCGGCATGGCCGCCGCCATGGCCATCATCCTGCTGAGCTTCGTGATGCTGGTGATCATCCTGCAACGCGCGCTGTTTGACCGGGGGGGCACGAAATGA